A part of Arachis hypogaea cultivar Tifrunner chromosome 12, arahy.Tifrunner.gnm2.J5K5, whole genome shotgun sequence genomic DNA contains:
- the LOC112727598 gene encoding 1-aminocyclopropane-1-carboxylate oxidase homolog 1: MEVSYTDQEVTVGTVKLSSNRLNDLKSFDETKTGVKGLVDKGLTKIPSLFHHQHDNTKSHKAADLCNSEHTIPVIDLEDVVVTKDPSKREGVVSRIREACKTWGFFQVVNHGIPESVLEEMKDGVRRFFEQDDEVKKKFYTRDQNRSFIYNSNFDLYSSPALNWRDTFMCYLAPDNPKPVELPVVCRDILLEYGTNIMKFGIALFELLSEALGLHSNYLRDIGCTYGRILLCHYYPACPEPELTLGTTKHSDNDFITVLLQDHIGGLQVLHEDKWIDIPPVPGALVINIGDLLQLITNDIFKSVEHRVLANLIGPRISVASFFCSGMRSSSKLYGPIKELLSEDNPAKYRNTTMEEYVAYYNAKGLDGTTALEHFRV, translated from the exons ATGGAGGTTTCTTACACTGATCAAGAAGTTACAGTAGGAACAGTGAAGCTCAGTTCTAACAGACTCAACGACCTCAAATCATTCGATGAAACAAAAACTGGCGTCAAGGGTCTTGTTGACAAAGGCCTTACAAAGATTCCATCACTCTTCCATCACCAACATGATAATACGAAATCTCACAAAGCCGCAGATTTATGCAACTCAGAACATACAATTCCAGTTATAGACCTTGAAGATGTTGTTGTTACCAAAGATCCAAGCAAACGCGAAGGAGTTGTTTCAAGGATAAGGGAAGCTTGTAAGACATGGGGTTTCTTTCAAGTGGTGAATCATGGCATCCCTGAGAGTGTTCTTGAGGAGATGAAAGATGGGGTTAGAAGGTTCTTCGAACAAGACGATGAAGTGAAGAAAAAGTTTTATACACGTGACCAAAATAGGTCGTTTATTTATAACAGTAATTTTGATTTATATAGTTCACCAGCACTTAATTGGAGAGATACTTTTATGTGTTATCTTGCTCCTGATAATCCTAAACCAGTGGAATTGCCAGTAGTATGCAG GGATATCCTTCTTGAATATGGGACTAATATTATGAAATTTGGGATTGCACTCTTTGAATTACTATCAGAAGCTCTTGGTTTGCATTCAAACTATTTAAGAGACATAGGTTGCACTTATGGACGTATTTTGCTTTGTCATTACTACCCTGCATGTCCTGAACCAGAACTAACTTTGGGAACCACCAAGCATTCTGATAACGACTTTATCACGGTGCTTCTCCAAGACCATATTGGCGGCCTTCAAGTCCTTCATGAGGATAAGTGGATCGATATACCGCCGGTACCAGGGGCTCTAGTGATCAATATTGGTGATCTTTTGCAG CTTATAACAAATGATATATTTAAGAGTGTTGAACATAGAGTACTGGCAAATCTCATTGGTCCAAGAATATCTGTTGCAAGCTTTTTCTGCTCAGGTATGAGATCATCATCAAAGCTTTATGGTCCTATAAAAGAACTGTTATCCGAAGACAATCCTGCAAAATACAGAAACACTACGATGGAGGAGTATGTAGCATACTATAATGCCAAAGGTCTTGATGGAACCACTGCTCTTGAACATTTTAGAGTTTGA